Proteins encoded within one genomic window of Clupea harengus chromosome 10, Ch_v2.0.2, whole genome shotgun sequence:
- the slc25a24 gene encoding calcium-binding mitochondrial carrier protein SCaMC-1, translated as MYQAARKVFFSEALCLSDSTAKSYEELFAKLDTNKDGIVDVSELKAGLSSMGISLGKGAAQKIVTSGDSDGNAGLDLDEFSKYLKEHEKKLKLTFKSLDKNNDGRIDYKEIKQSLSDLGVGVSEEMAQKILQSIDVDGTMTVDWSEWKEHFLFSAASDLQEIIRYWKHSTVLDIGDSLTIPDEFTEEEKTTGVWWRQLAAGAMAGAVSRTGTAPLDRMKVFMQVHGSTSNKISLVGGFKQMIKEGGMTSLWRGNGVNVLKIAPETAIKFMAYEQYKKMLGQESGKVKPHERFIAGSLAGATAQTAIYPMEVMKTRLTLRKTGQYSGMFDCAKKILKKEGVKAFFKGYIPNILGIIPYAGIDLAVYESLKNAWLARYAKDTANPGILVLLGCGTISSTCGQLASYPLALVRTRMQAQASIEGSEQVNMTKLVKKIVEKEGMLGLYRGILPNFMKVIPAVSISYVVYEYMKSGLGISK; from the exons ATGTATCAAGCGGCACGCAAAGTGTTTTTTTCCGAAGCTCTCTGCTTGAGCGACTCGACTGCAAAGTCCTACGAAGAACTCTTCGCGAAGCTGGACACCAACAAGGATGGGATAGTGGATGTGTCGGAGCTGAAAGCAGGCCTTTCCTCTATGGGCATATCTCTCGGAAAAGGCGCCGCGCAG AAAATTGTGACATCTGGAGACTCTGATGGAAATGCAGGGCTGGACCTGGACGAGTTTTCCAAGTACCTGAAGGAGCATGAGAAGAAACTCAAGCTGACCTTCAAGAGTTTAGATAAGAACAATGATG GCCGCATTGACTACAAGGAGATCAAACAGTCTCTGTCAGACCTGGGCGTGGGGGTGTCAGAGGAGATGGCCCAGAAGATTCTCCAGAG TATTGACGTTGATGGCACCATGACAGTGGACTGGAGTGAATGGAAAGAGCATTTCCTCTTTAGTGCTGCATCAGACTTACAAGAGATCATACGCTACTGGAAGCACtccacg GTGCTGGACATAGGAGACAGTCTCACCATCCCGGATGagttcacagaggaggagaagaccaCGGGTGTGTGGTGGAGACAGCTGGCTGCCGGGGCGATGGCAGGGGCTGTCTCTCGTACAGGCACAGCACCACTGGATAGAATGAAGGTGTTCATGCAG GTGCACGGCTCTACGTCCAACAAGATCAGTCTGGTGGGCGGCTTCAAACAGATGATTAAGGAGGGGGGCATGACCTCACTGTGGAGGGGCAACGGGGTCAACGTCCTCAAGATTGCCCCAGAGACCGCCATCAAGTTCATGGCCTATGAGCAG TATAAGAAGATGCTGGGCCAGGAGTCAGGGAAGGTGAAGCCCCATGAGAGGTTCATTGCCGGATCTCTGGCTGGAGCCACCGCCCAGACTGCTATCTACCCCATGGAG GTGATGAAGACTCGTCTGACCCTGAGGAAGACTGGCCAGTACTCAGGGATGTTTGATTGTGCCAAGAAGATCTTGAAGAAGGAGGGTGTGAAGGCCTTCTTCAAGGGCTACATCCCCAACATCCTGGGCATCATCCCCTATGCTGGCATAGACCTGGCTgtctatgag AGTCTAAAGAATGCCTGGCTCGCCCGCTACGCCAAAGACACGGCAAACCCCGGTATTCTGGTGCTGCTGGGCTGCGGCACCATCTCAAGCACATGCGGTCAGCTGGCCAGTTACCCACTGGCACTCGTCCGCACACGCATGCAGGCAcagg CATCCATAGAGGGCTCGGAGCAGGTGAACATGACCAAGCTGGTGAAGAAAATCGTGGAGAAGGAAGGCATGTTAGGCCTATACCGCGGAATCCTGCCCAACTTCATGAAAGTCATCCCTGCTGTCAGCATCAGCTACGTGGTGTACGAGTACATGAAATCCGGCCTAGGCATTTCCAAGTGA